A single genomic interval of Takifugu flavidus isolate HTHZ2018 chromosome 19, ASM371156v2, whole genome shotgun sequence harbors:
- the allc gene encoding allantoicase, whose translation MAKRGTSVAEGPGLDFLQFNDLACETVGGKVLFATDEYFAPASNLLKGALPQFDSSAFTEFGKWMDGWETRRKRIPGHDWCIIQLGVPGRICGFDVDTSFFTGNHSPRVSIQGTCLDSSPDFSLKGNRTGMAATDSEFAEVAKLRSEAWPELVPVSPLMPGFSDCCHNFFTSSQFTNRVTHLRLNMYPDGGIARLRVLGIGQRNWASVSTHEDVDLVALPNGGVCLGFSNAHFGHPRNMIGLGQAVSMADGWETARRLDRPNKLKVDQQGILQVPGREWAVFRLGHPGTIHRVEIDTIHFKGNFPDSCQVEVCSLSPDEEVQCIQNRWTSGKWRLLLPPQKLRPHHMHRYDELVPSGPVTHVRLTIRPDGGISRFRLFGRITRITGAVGNQQRPSSRL comes from the exons ATGGCCAAGAGGGGGACATCAGTGGCAGAAGGACCAGGACTGGACTTCCTGCAGTTCAACGATCTGGCTTGTGAGACGGTTGGAGGGAAG GTACTCTTTGCTACTGATGAGTATTTTGCACCTGCTTCCAACCTGCTGAAG ggggcgctgccacAGTTCGACAGCTCTGCCTTCACTGAGTttggaaaatggatggatggctgggagacgaggaggaagagaatCCCTG GTCACGACTGGTGCATCATCCAGCTGGGAGTACCAGGTCGCATCTGTGGCTTCGATGTGGACACGTCTTTCTTCACTGGGAACCATTCACCCCGAGTCTCCATCCAGGGAACATGTTTAG ACAGTTCACCAGACTTCAGCTTGAAAGGAAACCGAACTGGAATGGCTGCCACCGACAGCGAGTTTGCTGAAGTTGCGAAG CTGCGCTCGGAGGCGTGGCCTGAGCTGGTGCCCGTGTCACCATTAATGCCGGGATTTTCAGACTGTTGCCACAACTTCTTCACCAGTTCACAGTTTACCAACAGAGTCACACATCTTCGCCTTAACATGTACCCTG atggagGTATAGCCAGACTCAGGGTCTTGGGCATTGGTCAGAGGAACTGGGCAAGTGTCTCCACCCATGAGGACGTGGATCTCGTGGCTCTTCCCAATGGAGGCGTCTGTCTTGGCTTCAGCAACGCCCACTTTGGACATCCTCGCAACATGATTG GTCTCGGTCAAGCCGTCAGCATGGCAGACGGATGGGAAACAGCTCGTAGATTGGACCGGCCCAACAAGCTCAag GTGGACCAGCAAGGGATCCTGCAGGTTCCAGGCAGGGAGTGGGCTGTGTTCCGACTCGGTCACCCTGGAACCATCCACAGGGTTGAGATTGACACGATCCACTTCAAAG gaaaCTTTCCGGATTCTTGTCAAGTGGAGGTCTGCTCTCTGAGTCCAGATGAGGAAGTCCAGTGCATTCAGAACCGTTGGACATCTGGGAAATGGCGTCTCCTTCTACCACCTCAAAAA CTCCGCCCTCATCACATGCACCGGTATGACGAGCTGGTTCCGAGCGGCCCTGTCACTCACGTCCGGCTCACCATCCGTCCAGATGGAGGAATCAGCCGTTTCCGCCTTTTTGGTCGCATCACACGCATCACCGGCGCTGTGGGGAATCAGCAGAGACCATCATCCAGGCTGTGA